Proteins co-encoded in one Hyla sarda isolate aHylSar1 chromosome 4, aHylSar1.hap1, whole genome shotgun sequence genomic window:
- the LOC130369513 gene encoding LOW QUALITY PROTEIN: peptidyl-prolyl cis-trans isomerase FKBP11-like (The sequence of the model RefSeq protein was modified relative to this genomic sequence to represent the inferred CDS: deleted 1 base in 1 codon), whose amino-acid sequence MCVGEKRKVVIPPHLAYGKRGFPPSMPGDTVLQFETEVISLSKPTQWQTLVNDVLPMLCIALVPTLLGLIGYHLYSKAKSPTVSKKKLKEEKKNKAKRK is encoded by the exons ATGTGTGTTGGGGAGAAACGTAAAGTGGTCATC CCCCCTCATTTAGCTTATGGAAAGAGAGGATTCCCACCTTCTATGCCAGGTGATACagtgctacagtttgagactGAAGTCATATCACTGTCTAAGCCCACGCAGTGGCAGACTCTTGTAAATGACGTGCTCCCCATGCTTTGCATTGCTTTAGTGCCCACCCTTCTCGGGCTGATAGGTTACCATCTCTACTCCAAGGCCAAGTCTCCGACTGTATCGAAGAAGAAActgaaggaagaaaaaaagaacaaagcaaaaaggaaataa